From Streptomyces durmitorensis, a single genomic window includes:
- the aceB gene encoding malate synthase A has product MPLSAPTRRARVLGSPADRHDEILTPEALEFVGRLVDAFAERRLEILKERMRVAARLASGSPLDFSIATARIRADDSWQVAPPAPGLTDRRVEITGPPERGMAVNALNSGAQVWMADFEDATSPTWDNIVGGHLNLLDAIERRIDFSTPEGKRYRLGEQVATIVVRPRGWHLTEEHLLIDGRPAPASLVDFGLYFFHCAQRQIDAGHGPYFYLPKLENRDEARLWNDVFVLAQDLLGIPRGTIRATVLIETITAAFQMEEILYELREHSSGLNAGRWDYLFSLIKTFGHRTDFLLPDRAKVTMTAPFMRAYTELLVRTCHKRGAHAIGGMAAHVPGKDPDAHQAALATVRLDKEREAEDGFDGSWVAHPALVPVCRAVFDGVLDTRPHQIDRTRDDVEVTAARLLSVRRISAPPTSEGVRTNIAVALRYFAAWLHGQGAVDLYGLMEDAATAEIARVQIWQWLRHRVVDRATVLELVEDELAALGAEYPWAPLDEVRGLFERTALARELPAFFTTDAYSRHLVRRPEGQS; this is encoded by the coding sequence ATGCCCCTCTCCGCTCCGACCCGCCGTGCCCGGGTCCTCGGCTCACCGGCCGACCGGCACGACGAGATCCTCACCCCCGAGGCCCTGGAGTTCGTCGGCCGACTCGTCGACGCCTTCGCCGAACGCCGCCTGGAGATCCTCAAGGAGCGCATGCGGGTGGCGGCCCGCCTCGCTTCCGGCTCCCCGCTCGACTTCTCCATCGCCACTGCCCGCATACGGGCGGACGACTCCTGGCAGGTGGCGCCCCCCGCGCCCGGCCTGACCGACCGCCGCGTGGAGATCACGGGACCGCCGGAGCGCGGCATGGCGGTCAACGCCCTCAACTCCGGTGCGCAGGTGTGGATGGCGGACTTCGAGGACGCCACCTCGCCCACCTGGGACAACATCGTCGGCGGTCACCTGAACCTGCTCGACGCCATCGAGCGCAGGATCGACTTCAGCACACCGGAGGGCAAGCGTTACCGGCTCGGCGAGCAGGTCGCGACCATCGTCGTCCGCCCGCGCGGCTGGCACCTGACCGAGGAGCACCTGCTGATCGACGGGCGGCCCGCGCCCGCATCGCTCGTGGACTTCGGGCTCTACTTCTTCCACTGCGCCCAGCGGCAGATCGACGCCGGACACGGCCCGTACTTCTACCTTCCGAAGCTGGAGAACCGCGACGAGGCCCGGCTGTGGAACGACGTGTTCGTGCTCGCCCAGGACCTCCTCGGCATCCCCCGCGGCACGATCCGCGCCACCGTCCTGATCGAGACCATCACGGCGGCCTTCCAGATGGAGGAGATCCTCTACGAGCTCCGCGAGCACAGCTCCGGCCTCAACGCGGGCCGCTGGGACTACCTCTTCAGCCTCATCAAGACCTTCGGCCACCGCACCGACTTCCTGCTGCCCGACCGGGCGAAGGTCACCATGACGGCCCCCTTCATGCGCGCGTACACCGAACTCCTCGTCCGCACCTGCCACAAGCGCGGCGCCCACGCCATCGGCGGCATGGCCGCCCACGTTCCCGGCAAGGACCCGGACGCCCACCAGGCGGCCCTCGCCACGGTGCGGCTCGACAAGGAGCGCGAGGCCGAGGACGGTTTCGACGGCTCCTGGGTCGCCCACCCCGCCCTTGTGCCCGTCTGCCGCGCGGTGTTCGACGGGGTGCTCGACACGCGCCCGCATCAGATCGACCGCACCCGCGACGACGTCGAGGTGACGGCGGCCCGGCTGCTCTCCGTGCGCCGCATCAGCGCGCCACCGACGTCCGAGGGCGTACGCACCAACATCGCTGTCGCCCTGCGCTACTTCGCCGCGTGGCTGCACGGGCAGGGAGCCGTCGACCTGTACGGGCTGATGGAGGACGCCGCCACCGCCGAGATCGCCCGGGTGCAGATCTGGCAGTGGCTGCGCCACCGGGTCGTGGATCGCGCGACGGTCCTCGAACTGGTGGAGGACGAGCTCGCCGCCCTGGGCGCGGAGTACCCGTGGGCCCCTCTCGACGAAGTCCGTGGCCTCTTCGAACGGACAGCCCTGGCACGGGAGTTGCCCGCGTTCTTCACCACGGATGCCTACAGCCGTCACCTCGTGCGCCGCCCGGAGGGACAGTCATGA
- the aceA gene encoding isocitrate lyase, whose translation MAQAGTTTATAQELAQRWATDARWNGIERTYTADDVVRLSGSVREEHTLARRGAERLWRQLHEQDYIHALGALTGGQAVQQVKAGLQAIYLSGWQVAADANQAGHTYPDQSLYPANSVPQVIRRINNALLRADQIATAEGGEDTTDWLAPIVADAEAGFGGPLNAFELTKAMIAAGAAGIHYEDQLASEKKCGHLGGKVLVPTGQHIRTLNAARLAADIADVPTLIVARTDALAANLLTSDVDERDARFVTGERTAEGFYRVQNGMAPVIARGLAYAPYADLIWVETGTPDLAQAREFAEAIHAEHPDQMLAYNCSPSFNWRAALDDDQIAKFQRELGAMGYRFQFITLAGFHSLNHGMFDLARGYAEHGMTAYVDLQEREFAAQAQGFTAVRHQREVGTGYFDQVSTAVNPASSTTALSGSTEEEQFH comes from the coding sequence ATGGCACAGGCAGGGACGACGACGGCAACGGCCCAGGAGCTTGCTCAGCGGTGGGCTACCGACGCCCGCTGGAACGGGATCGAGCGCACCTACACCGCCGACGACGTGGTCAGGCTCTCCGGCAGCGTCCGCGAGGAGCACACCCTCGCCCGGCGCGGCGCCGAGCGGCTGTGGCGGCAGCTGCACGAGCAGGACTACATCCACGCGCTCGGCGCCCTGACCGGCGGCCAGGCGGTCCAGCAGGTCAAGGCCGGCCTTCAGGCGATCTACCTGTCCGGCTGGCAGGTGGCCGCCGACGCCAACCAGGCCGGGCACACCTACCCCGACCAGTCGCTCTACCCGGCCAACTCGGTGCCGCAGGTGATCCGTCGGATCAACAACGCGCTGCTGCGCGCCGACCAGATCGCCACCGCCGAGGGCGGCGAGGACACCACCGACTGGCTCGCGCCGATCGTCGCCGACGCCGAGGCGGGCTTCGGCGGACCGCTCAACGCCTTCGAGCTGACCAAGGCGATGATCGCCGCGGGCGCCGCCGGTATCCACTACGAGGACCAGCTGGCCTCCGAGAAGAAGTGCGGCCACCTGGGCGGAAAGGTCCTCGTGCCCACCGGCCAGCACATCCGCACCCTCAACGCCGCCCGCCTGGCCGCCGACATCGCCGATGTGCCGACGCTGATCGTGGCCCGCACCGACGCCCTCGCGGCGAACCTGCTGACCAGCGATGTCGACGAGCGCGACGCGCGGTTCGTCACGGGCGAGCGCACCGCCGAGGGCTTCTACCGGGTGCAGAACGGCATGGCGCCCGTCATCGCCCGCGGCCTCGCCTACGCCCCGTACGCGGACCTCATCTGGGTCGAGACCGGCACCCCTGACCTCGCGCAGGCCCGTGAGTTCGCCGAGGCCATCCACGCCGAGCACCCCGACCAGATGCTCGCCTACAACTGCTCGCCCTCGTTCAACTGGCGTGCCGCCCTGGACGACGACCAGATCGCCAAGTTCCAGCGCGAGCTGGGCGCCATGGGCTACCGCTTCCAGTTCATCACCCTGGCCGGCTTCCACTCCCTCAACCACGGCATGTTCGACCTGGCCCGCGGCTACGCCGAGCACGGCATGACCGCCTATGTCGACCTCCAGGAGCGCGAGTTCGCCGCGCAGGCGCAGGGCTTCACCGCCGTCAGGCACCAGCGCGAGGTCGGCACCGGCTACTTCGACCAGGTGTCCACCGCCGTCAACCCCGCCTCCTCGACGACGGCGCTGTCCGGTTCCACCGAGGAAGAGCAGTTCCACTAG
- a CDS encoding short-chain fatty acyl-CoA regulator family protein, translating to MSKTYAGTRLRRLREERRMSQADLARALAISPSYLNQMEHDSRPLTVPVLLRLTEAFGVDPGFFSARDTSRLVADLRDALTGEVSAGRVSASDLSDLASRMPAVATVLVDLGRRNQHLTEQLSEAAEGRGPAAVAQPRSAHEEIREFFYRRQNYLHDIDLAAEQFAAEIGVRPGEVVRALSARLAERHGVRLAADADRLLHHYDPTARVLHLSNRLRPGQQAFRMATQLALLEYADEVSALASEDFGQEAAAWPLARIGIANYFAAALILPYRRFHAAAEEFRYDIERLTDHFGLGYETICHRLSTLQRSRLRGVPFSFVRVDRAGNMSKRQSATAFHFSRAGGTCPLWNVYEAFAAPGRIHVQVASMPDGQRFLWTARAVTRHRGGWGEPGKTFAIGLGCEIRHAARLVYSDGLDLDSASSAVPIGMGCRLCERTDCPQRAVPPLDRRLAIDENSSTFVPYPVAGEEARAD from the coding sequence GTGAGCAAGACGTACGCGGGAACGCGGCTGCGACGGCTGCGGGAGGAGCGCCGCATGAGCCAGGCCGACCTGGCCCGTGCCCTGGCCATCTCGCCGAGCTATCTGAACCAGATGGAACACGACTCCCGGCCGCTGACCGTGCCCGTGCTGCTGCGGCTCACGGAGGCGTTCGGCGTCGACCCGGGCTTCTTCTCCGCGCGCGACACCAGCCGTCTGGTGGCCGACCTGCGGGACGCCCTGACCGGCGAGGTCTCGGCGGGCCGGGTGTCCGCCTCCGACCTCTCGGACCTGGCATCGCGCATGCCCGCAGTGGCGACGGTCCTGGTGGACCTCGGCCGCCGGAACCAGCACCTCACCGAACAGCTCTCCGAGGCCGCGGAGGGGCGCGGTCCGGCAGCGGTGGCGCAGCCCCGTTCCGCGCACGAGGAGATCCGCGAGTTCTTCTACCGGCGCCAGAACTACCTGCACGACATCGATCTCGCCGCCGAACAGTTCGCAGCCGAGATCGGTGTACGTCCCGGTGAGGTCGTACGCGCCCTGTCCGCGCGCCTCGCCGAGCGCCACGGGGTGCGCCTGGCCGCGGACGCCGACCGACTCCTGCACCACTACGACCCGACGGCCCGGGTCCTGCACCTCTCCAACCGGCTGCGCCCCGGCCAGCAGGCGTTCCGGATGGCCACCCAGCTCGCGCTCCTGGAGTACGCGGACGAGGTCTCCGCCCTCGCGTCGGAGGACTTCGGTCAGGAGGCCGCGGCCTGGCCGCTGGCCCGCATCGGGATCGCCAACTACTTCGCGGCCGCGCTGATCCTGCCCTACCGCCGCTTCCACGCGGCCGCGGAGGAGTTCCGCTACGACATCGAGCGGCTCACCGACCATTTCGGCCTGGGCTACGAGACGATCTGCCACCGGCTCAGCACCCTGCAGCGCTCCCGGCTGCGCGGCGTGCCCTTCTCCTTCGTCCGGGTCGACCGGGCGGGCAACATGTCGAAGCGGCAGTCCGCCACCGCGTTCCACTTCTCCCGCGCGGGCGGCACCTGCCCGCTGTGGAACGTGTACGAGGCGTTCGCCGCGCCCGGCCGCATCCATGTCCAGGTCGCGTCCATGCCGGACGGCCAGCGTTTCCTGTGGACCGCCCGTGCGGTCACCCGGCACCGCGGCGGCTGGGGCGAGCCCGGCAAGACGTTCGCCATCGGCCTCGGCTGCGAGATCCGCCACGCCGCACGGCTCGTCTACTCGGACGGCCTCGACCTCGACAGCGCCTCGTCCGCCGTGCCCATCGGCATGGGCTGCCGCCTGTGCGAACGCACCGACTGCCCCCAGCGGGCGGTTCCCCCGCTGGACCGGCGCCTCGCGATCGACGAGAACAGCAGCACCTTCGTGCCCTACCCCGTGGCCGGGGAGGAGGCGCGCGCCGACTGA
- the metE gene encoding 5-methyltetrahydropteroyltriglutamate--homocysteine S-methyltransferase, with protein sequence MTAKPAAAAARATVYGYPRQGPNRELKKAVEGYWKGRVTADALRDTAAQLRRSTWQHLADAGIHEVPTGDFSYYDHVLDTSVMVGAVPQRHREAVETDALDGYFAMARGTQDVAPLEMTKWFDTNYHYLVPELGPDTVFTADSAKQVAELTEAIALGLVARPVLVGPVTYLLLAKPAPGVAADFEPLTLLDRLLPVYAEVLADLRAAGAEWVQLDEPALVQDRTPAELNAATRAYRDLGALTDRPQLVVGSYFGRLGDALPVLAKAPVEGLALDFTEAAASQLEDLAAVGGLPGKRLVAGVVNGRNIWINDLEKSLSTLGTLLGLADRVDVSASCSLLHVPLDATAERDIDPQIARWLAFAHQKTAEIATLARGLAQGTGAITAELSANRAGLASRSGSALTHDPAVRSRVAAITGADARRAHAYPERAAAQRTRLGLPQLPTTTIGSFPQTTELRTARADLRAGRLDTSGYEERIKNEIREVLAFQEKAGIDVLVHGEPERNDMVQYFAEQLTGYLATQHGWVQSYGTRYVRPPVLAGDISRPEPMTVRWTSYANSLTDRPVKGMLTGPVTMLAWSFVRDDQPLGDTARQVALALRDEVNDLEAAGTSAIQVDEPALRETLPLRAADHPAYLDWATESFRLTTSGVRPDTQIHTHMCYAEFGDIVQAIDDLDADVISLEAARSHMQVARELAEHGYPREAGPGVYDIHSPRVPSTEEAATLLRKGLEAIPAERLWVNPDCGLKTRGWPETKASLENLVAAAREVRAELPAGS encoded by the coding sequence GTGACAGCGAAGCCCGCAGCCGCGGCAGCACGGGCCACCGTGTACGGCTACCCCCGCCAGGGCCCCAACCGGGAACTGAAGAAGGCCGTCGAGGGTTACTGGAAGGGCCGCGTCACCGCAGACGCCCTCCGGGACACCGCGGCGCAACTGCGCCGGTCCACCTGGCAGCACCTGGCCGACGCAGGCATCCACGAAGTGCCGACCGGCGACTTCTCGTACTACGACCACGTCCTGGACACCAGCGTCATGGTCGGCGCCGTCCCCCAGCGGCACCGCGAGGCCGTCGAAACCGACGCGCTCGACGGCTATTTCGCGATGGCTCGCGGCACGCAGGACGTGGCGCCCCTTGAGATGACCAAGTGGTTCGACACCAACTACCACTACCTCGTGCCGGAGCTCGGCCCCGACACCGTCTTCACCGCCGACTCCGCCAAGCAGGTCGCCGAGCTGACGGAGGCCATCGCGCTCGGCCTCGTGGCCCGGCCGGTGCTCGTCGGCCCGGTCACCTATCTGCTGCTCGCCAAGCCCGCGCCCGGCGTGGCCGCCGACTTCGAGCCGCTCACCCTCCTGGACCGCCTGCTGCCCGTCTACGCCGAGGTCCTCGCCGACCTGCGCGCCGCGGGCGCCGAGTGGGTGCAGCTCGACGAGCCCGCCCTGGTCCAGGACCGCACCCCGGCCGAGCTCAACGCCGCCACCCGCGCCTACCGCGATCTCGGTGCGCTCACCGACCGCCCTCAGCTCGTCGTCGGCTCGTACTTCGGCAGGCTCGGCGACGCGCTTCCGGTGCTCGCCAAGGCGCCGGTCGAGGGCCTCGCCCTGGACTTCACCGAGGCTGCCGCGAGCCAGCTGGAGGATCTCGCCGCCGTCGGCGGGCTGCCCGGCAAGCGTCTGGTCGCGGGCGTCGTCAACGGCCGCAACATCTGGATCAACGACCTGGAGAAGTCCCTCAGCACACTGGGCACGCTTCTGGGCCTCGCAGACCGGGTCGACGTCTCCGCGTCCTGCTCCCTGCTTCACGTCCCGCTGGACGCCACCGCCGAACGGGACATCGACCCGCAGATCGCCCGCTGGCTGGCCTTCGCCCACCAGAAGACCGCCGAGATCGCCACGCTGGCCCGCGGCCTGGCCCAGGGCACGGGCGCCATCACGGCCGAACTGTCCGCCAACCGCGCCGGCCTGGCGTCCCGCTCGGGCTCGGCCCTCACCCACGACCCGGCCGTACGCTCCCGCGTCGCCGCGATCACCGGCGCCGACGCCCGCCGCGCCCACGCCTACCCGGAGCGTGCGGCGGCCCAGCGGACCCGGCTCGGCCTTCCGCAGCTGCCCACGACCACCATCGGCTCCTTCCCCCAGACCACCGAACTGCGCACGGCACGCGCCGACTTGCGTGCGGGCCGTCTCGACACGTCCGGCTACGAGGAGCGCATCAAGAACGAGATCCGCGAGGTCCTCGCCTTCCAGGAGAAGGCGGGCATCGACGTCCTGGTGCACGGCGAGCCCGAACGCAACGACATGGTGCAGTACTTCGCCGAGCAGCTCACCGGCTACCTCGCCACGCAGCACGGCTGGGTCCAGTCGTACGGCACCCGCTATGTGCGCCCGCCGGTCCTGGCCGGCGACATCTCACGGCCCGAGCCGATGACGGTGCGGTGGACCTCGTACGCCAACTCCCTCACCGACCGCCCCGTCAAGGGCATGCTCACCGGTCCCGTCACCATGCTCGCCTGGTCCTTCGTCCGTGACGACCAGCCGCTCGGCGACACGGCCCGCCAGGTCGCGCTCGCCCTGCGCGACGAGGTCAACGACCTGGAGGCGGCGGGCACTTCGGCCATCCAGGTGGACGAGCCCGCGCTGCGCGAGACGCTGCCGCTGCGCGCCGCCGACCACCCGGCCTACCTGGACTGGGCCACGGAATCCTTCCGCCTCACCACCAGCGGCGTACGCCCGGACACGCAGATCCACACGCACATGTGCTACGCGGAGTTCGGCGACATCGTCCAGGCCATCGACGACCTCGACGCCGACGTCATCAGCCTGGAAGCCGCCCGCTCGCACATGCAGGTGGCCCGCGAACTGGCCGAGCACGGATACCCGCGCGAGGCGGGCCCCGGCGTCTACGACATCCACTCCCCCCGCGTACCGAGCACGGAGGAGGCAGCGACCCTGCTGCGCAAGGGACTTGAGGCCATCCCCGCCGAGCGGCTCTGGGTCAACCCCGACTGCGGCCTCAAGACCCGCGGCTGGCCCGAGACCAAGGCCTCCCTGGAGAACCTGGTCGCCGCCGCGCGCGAGGTGAGGGCGGAGCTGCCCGCGGGTTCCTGA
- a CDS encoding MarR family winged helix-turn-helix transcriptional regulator: protein MTSRKTTAEPVEKGSVDEGAPWMRGLHADAGYLLYRLGLRSGQLFNAALQRSGLRLRHYALLRYLATVEGAAQRELSQELGYDPSAIVGLVDDLERLGFVERRPAPDDRRRRIVALAPAGRGFLRESDEVARGVTDELLAPLDAEERERLHVLLSRVAHAGGE from the coding sequence ATGACCAGCCGGAAGACCACTGCCGAGCCCGTGGAGAAAGGGTCCGTCGACGAGGGGGCACCCTGGATGCGGGGCCTCCACGCGGATGCGGGCTATCTGCTCTACCGCCTCGGCCTGCGCTCGGGGCAGCTCTTCAACGCGGCACTCCAGAGATCAGGCCTCCGCCTGCGTCACTACGCGCTGCTGCGCTACCTGGCCACCGTGGAGGGCGCGGCGCAACGCGAACTGAGCCAGGAGCTCGGCTACGACCCCAGCGCGATCGTCGGCCTGGTGGACGACCTGGAGCGCCTCGGCTTCGTCGAGCGCCGCCCGGCGCCGGACGACCGCCGCCGCCGGATCGTCGCGCTCGCCCCGGCGGGCCGCGGCTTCCTGCGGGAGTCGGACGAGGTGGCCCGGGGGGTCACTGATGAGCTGCTGGCCCCGCTTGACGCGGAGGAGCGGGAGAGGCTGCATGTGTTGTTGTCTCGGGTGGCTCATGCGGGTGGGGAGTGA
- a CDS encoding 3-hydroxybutyryl-CoA dehydrogenase has protein sequence MTMAIRRVGVVGGGQMGAGIAEVCARAGLDTVVCEADALAARAAAERVTVSLERAVQRGKLDRIGAEDALARMVFTGSLDDLADRQLVVEAVVEDTAAKTEIFTTLDKVVEDPEAILATNTSSIPVMRLGMATRRADRVLGLHFFNPAPVLPLVEVVSSLHTAARTVAAVEDFATHTLGKTVVRSQDRAGFVVNALLVPYLLSAIRMTESGFATPADVDAGMELGCAHPMGPLKLADLIGLDTVASIAASLYEEFKEPLYAPPPLLQRMVEAGLLGRKSGRGFHTYDRG, from the coding sequence ATGACCATGGCCATCCGGCGGGTCGGTGTGGTGGGCGGGGGCCAGATGGGCGCCGGGATCGCCGAGGTGTGTGCCCGCGCCGGCCTGGACACCGTGGTCTGCGAGGCCGACGCCCTCGCCGCACGCGCCGCCGCCGAGCGGGTCACCGTGTCGCTCGAACGCGCCGTCCAGCGCGGCAAGTTGGACCGCATCGGCGCCGAGGACGCGCTGGCCCGCATGGTCTTCACCGGCAGCCTCGACGACCTGGCCGACCGCCAGCTCGTCGTCGAGGCCGTCGTGGAGGACACTGCGGCCAAGACGGAGATCTTCACCACCCTGGACAAGGTCGTCGAGGACCCCGAAGCGATCCTGGCCACCAACACCTCCTCCATCCCGGTCATGCGTCTGGGGATGGCGACCCGGCGTGCCGACCGTGTCCTCGGGCTGCACTTCTTCAACCCCGCCCCCGTGCTTCCCCTGGTCGAGGTCGTGTCCTCGCTGCACACGGCCGCACGGACCGTCGCCGCCGTCGAGGACTTCGCCACGCACACCCTGGGCAAGACGGTCGTACGGTCCCAGGACAGAGCGGGCTTCGTCGTGAACGCGCTGCTCGTCCCCTACCTCCTCTCGGCGATCCGGATGACCGAGTCCGGCTTCGCCACGCCCGCCGACGTGGACGCGGGCATGGAGCTGGGCTGCGCCCACCCGATGGGGCCGCTGAAGCTGGCGGACCTGATCGGCCTCGACACGGTCGCCTCCATCGCGGCATCGCTCTACGAAGAGTTCAAGGAACCCCTGTACGCCCCGCCGCCGCTGCTCCAGCGCATGGTGGAGGCGGGGCTGCTCGGCCGCAAGAGCGGCCGCGGGTTCCACACCTACGACCGGGGCTGA
- a CDS encoding SDR family NAD(P)-dependent oxidoreductase, with protein sequence MDSYAVDLRGKVAVVTGSGRGLGLAYALALARAGASVVVNDVDAEAADHAVKTIAEAGGRAVAEVAAVGSTEAAERLVARAVEEFGRLDVMVTNAGILRDRVLWKMSDEDFDAVVTTHLRGTFTCARAAAVRMREQGEGGSLILVGSPAGQRGNFGQTNYAAAKAGIAAMVRTWSMELARAEITVNAIVPVAATAMTETIPAFAPHVAAMREGQPLPDFLRKGEGFGSADDCAALVPFLASALARDVTGQCVGIGGDRLTLWSHPREASVAYADGGWTPRTIAAAWHTSVGSAPETVGIPAPKIPGA encoded by the coding sequence CTGGACTCATACGCCGTGGATCTGCGCGGCAAGGTCGCCGTCGTCACGGGATCGGGGCGCGGACTCGGCCTCGCCTACGCCCTTGCCCTCGCTCGCGCCGGGGCCTCGGTGGTCGTCAACGACGTCGACGCGGAGGCTGCCGACCACGCCGTCAAGACCATCGCCGAAGCGGGCGGGCGCGCCGTCGCGGAGGTCGCCGCGGTCGGCAGCACCGAGGCCGCCGAGCGCCTTGTCGCCCGTGCCGTCGAGGAGTTCGGGCGGCTCGACGTGATGGTGACCAACGCCGGGATCCTGCGCGACCGGGTCCTGTGGAAGATGTCCGACGAGGACTTCGACGCGGTCGTCACCACCCATCTGCGGGGCACCTTCACCTGCGCCCGCGCCGCCGCCGTACGCATGCGGGAGCAGGGCGAGGGCGGCAGCCTGATCCTGGTCGGCTCCCCCGCCGGGCAGCGCGGCAACTTCGGGCAGACCAACTACGCCGCCGCCAAGGCCGGGATCGCGGCCATGGTGCGCACCTGGTCGATGGAGCTGGCCAGGGCCGAGATCACCGTCAACGCGATCGTGCCGGTGGCCGCCACCGCGATGACCGAGACCATCCCCGCCTTCGCGCCTCACGTCGCGGCCATGAGGGAGGGGCAGCCGCTGCCGGACTTCCTCCGCAAGGGCGAGGGGTTCGGGTCGGCCGACGACTGCGCCGCGCTGGTCCCCTTCCTCGCCTCGGCCCTCGCCCGCGACGTGACCGGGCAGTGCGTCGGCATCGGCGGCGACCGGCTCACCCTGTGGTCGCATCCGCGGGAAGCCTCCGTGGCGTACGCGGACGGCGGCTGGACTCCTCGGACGATCGCCGCCGCGTGGCACACGTCGGTGGGCAGCGCCCCGGAGACGGTCGGTATCCCCGCACCCAAGATCCCTGGGGCGTGA
- a CDS encoding amidohydrolase family protein, which yields MDLSELTAIDVHTHAEVSSQGHASLDEDLDAASSAYFKVEARKRRPTLQEMAAYYRERKMAAVVFTVDAESATGTAPVPNEEVAEAAAAHPDVLIPFASVDPFRGKAGVRQARRLVEEYGVKGFKFHPSIQGFFPNDRSLAYALYEVVEETGCVALFHTGQTGIGAGVPGGGGIRLKYSNPMHVDDVAADFPHLKIILAHPSFPWQDEALAVATHKPGVHIDLSGWSPKYFPPQLVHYANTLLKDKVLFGSDFPVLTPDRWLADFAKLAIKDEVRPKILKENAARLLGLK from the coding sequence TTGGACCTCTCCGAGCTCACCGCCATCGACGTCCACACGCACGCCGAGGTCTCGTCCCAGGGGCACGCCTCGCTCGACGAGGACCTCGACGCCGCCTCCAGCGCGTACTTCAAGGTCGAGGCCCGCAAGCGCAGGCCCACCCTCCAGGAGATGGCCGCCTACTACCGCGAGCGCAAGATGGCGGCCGTCGTCTTCACCGTGGACGCCGAGTCCGCCACCGGCACCGCGCCCGTCCCGAACGAGGAGGTCGCCGAGGCCGCCGCCGCCCACCCGGATGTGCTCATCCCGTTCGCGTCCGTCGACCCGTTCCGGGGGAAGGCGGGCGTGCGGCAGGCCCGCCGGCTCGTGGAGGAGTACGGCGTGAAGGGCTTCAAGTTCCATCCCAGCATTCAGGGCTTCTTCCCCAACGACCGTTCTCTCGCCTACGCGTTGTACGAGGTCGTCGAGGAGACCGGCTGCGTCGCCCTCTTCCACACCGGGCAGACCGGCATCGGCGCGGGCGTGCCGGGAGGCGGCGGGATCCGGCTGAAGTACTCGAATCCGATGCACGTCGACGACGTCGCCGCCGACTTCCCGCATCTGAAGATCATCCTCGCGCACCCGTCCTTCCCCTGGCAGGACGAGGCCCTCGCCGTCGCCACGCACAAGCCGGGCGTGCACATCGACCTGTCGGGGTGGTCACCGAAGTACTTCCCTCCCCAACTCGTGCATTACGCCAACACCTTGCTCAAGGACAAGGTCCTCTTCGGCTCCGACTTCCCCGTCCTCACGCCCGACCGCTGGCTCGCCGACTTCGCGAAGCTGGCGATCAAGGACGAGGTCCGCCCCAAGATCCTCAAGGAGAACGCCGCCCGTCTGCTCGGGCTCAAGTAG